Proteins encoded together in one Aeromonas encheleia window:
- the glnL gene encoding nitrogen regulation protein NR(II): MPTRSDHAKTLLDNLLTAVILMDERLCIQFVNPAAEQLLSLSERRLIGIELPHLLEHISLDLQRFKQCLISGQGFTDSEVTLVVEGEPRLVEISVSPMADHEQRLMVVELRKIDQQKKISQELQQHAQQQAAKELVRGLAHEIKNPLGGLRGAAQLLQKELPDPALREYTGIIIEQADRLRVLVDRLLGPQRPGRHQMHNVHSVLEQVRRLVDLELPPQIRIERDYDPSIPEFEMEPDQMQQAFLNMVRNAAEALGEQAGFIRIKTRTAFQVTIHGQRYRLAAEIKIIDNGPGIPDAIRDTLFYPMITGKDGGTGLGLSIAQNLIDQHKGRIDCISWPGHTEFTIYLPLRK; this comes from the coding sequence GTGCCAACCCGCTCGGATCATGCCAAGACCCTCTTGGACAACCTGTTGACCGCCGTCATCCTGATGGATGAACGGCTCTGCATTCAATTCGTCAACCCGGCGGCCGAACAACTGCTCTCCCTCAGCGAGCGGCGACTGATCGGGATCGAACTGCCCCACCTGCTGGAGCACATCTCCCTCGATCTGCAACGGTTCAAGCAGTGCCTCATTTCGGGGCAGGGCTTCACCGACAGCGAAGTCACCCTGGTGGTGGAAGGGGAACCCAGGCTGGTCGAGATCAGCGTGAGCCCCATGGCCGACCACGAGCAGCGGCTGATGGTGGTGGAACTGCGCAAGATCGATCAGCAGAAGAAGATCAGCCAGGAGCTGCAGCAACATGCCCAGCAACAAGCGGCCAAGGAGTTGGTGCGCGGCCTGGCCCACGAGATCAAGAACCCGCTGGGTGGCCTGCGCGGCGCGGCCCAGCTGCTGCAAAAGGAGCTACCGGATCCGGCCCTGCGCGAATACACCGGCATCATCATAGAGCAGGCCGATCGGCTGCGGGTGCTGGTCGATCGCCTGCTCGGCCCCCAGCGCCCCGGCCGGCACCAGATGCACAATGTGCACTCTGTGCTGGAGCAGGTGCGCCGCCTGGTGGATCTGGAACTGCCGCCCCAGATCCGCATCGAGCGGGACTACGACCCCAGCATTCCGGAGTTCGAGATGGAGCCGGATCAGATGCAGCAGGCCTTCCTCAACATGGTGCGCAATGCCGCCGAGGCGCTGGGGGAGCAGGCCGGCTTCATCCGCATCAAGACCCGTACCGCCTTTCAGGTCACCATCCACGGCCAGCGCTACCGGCTGGCGGCCGAGATCAAGATCATCGACAACGGCCCCGGCATCCCGGATGCCATCCGCGACACCCTGTTCTACCCCATGATCACCGGCAAGGATGGTGGCACCGGCCTCGGTCTCTCCATCGCCCAGAACCTGATCGATCAACACAAGGGGCGCATCGACTGCATCAGTTGGCCAGGTCACACCGAATTCACCATCTATCTACCGCTTCGCAAATAA
- the glnG gene encoding nitrogen regulation protein NR(I) produces MTAKVWIVDDDSSIRWVLERTLGSEGFECESFADGEALLSSLEMRSPDVILSDIRMPGIDGLSLLEQIHRRQADLPIIIMTAHSDLDSAVNAYQRGAFEYLPKPFDIEEAVTLVRRAENHLKEQRTKRKARQQEPGNSPEIIGEAPAMQEVFRAIGRLSRSSISVLINGQSGTGKELVAHALHKHSPRAHKNFIALNMAAIPKDLIESELFGHEKGAFTGANNIRHGRFEQADGGTLFLDEIGDMPLDVQTRLLRVLADGQFYRVGGHQPVQVDVRIIAATHQNLEKRVADGEFREDLFHRLNVIRIHIPALKERREDIPQLAHHFLLRAAKELNVEAKSLHPDTQAYVSRLPWPGNVRQLENVCRWLTVMASGQEVLVSDLPPELLTPITSTAEPGQPASSGGWQQQLQDWVAAKLALGETDILADALPQFERIMLETALEHTRGHKQEAARLLGWGRNTLTRKLKELDIP; encoded by the coding sequence ATGACAGCAAAAGTGTGGATCGTCGATGACGACAGCTCCATCCGGTGGGTCCTGGAGCGCACCCTTGGCAGCGAAGGCTTCGAATGCGAGAGCTTTGCCGATGGCGAAGCCCTGCTGAGCTCGCTTGAGATGCGCTCGCCGGACGTGATCCTGTCCGATATCCGCATGCCGGGCATCGACGGGCTCAGCCTGCTGGAGCAGATCCACCGCCGCCAGGCCGATCTGCCCATCATCATCATGACCGCCCACTCTGACCTCGACAGCGCGGTCAACGCCTACCAGCGCGGCGCCTTCGAATACCTGCCCAAGCCGTTCGACATCGAGGAGGCGGTGACCCTGGTGCGACGCGCCGAGAACCATCTGAAGGAGCAGCGCACCAAGCGCAAGGCACGCCAGCAGGAGCCCGGCAACAGCCCCGAGATCATCGGTGAGGCGCCAGCCATGCAGGAGGTGTTCCGCGCCATCGGCCGGCTCTCCCGCTCCAGCATCTCTGTGCTGATCAACGGCCAGAGCGGCACCGGCAAGGAGCTGGTCGCCCACGCCCTGCACAAGCACAGCCCGCGCGCCCACAAGAACTTCATCGCCCTCAACATGGCGGCGATCCCGAAAGATCTCATCGAATCCGAGCTGTTCGGCCACGAGAAGGGGGCCTTCACCGGCGCCAACAACATCCGTCACGGCCGCTTCGAGCAGGCCGACGGCGGCACCCTGTTTCTCGACGAGATCGGCGACATGCCGCTGGACGTACAGACCCGGCTGCTGCGGGTGCTGGCCGATGGCCAGTTCTACCGGGTCGGCGGCCATCAACCGGTACAGGTGGACGTGAGGATCATAGCGGCGACGCACCAGAACCTGGAGAAGCGGGTCGCCGATGGCGAGTTTCGGGAGGATCTGTTCCACCGCCTCAACGTCATCCGCATCCACATCCCGGCCCTCAAGGAGCGGCGTGAGGACATCCCCCAGCTGGCCCATCACTTCCTGCTGCGGGCCGCCAAGGAGCTCAACGTGGAGGCCAAGAGCCTGCACCCGGATACCCAGGCCTATGTCAGCCGCCTGCCCTGGCCGGGCAACGTGCGCCAGCTGGAGAACGTCTGCCGCTGGCTGACGGTGATGGCCTCGGGTCAGGAGGTGCTGGTGAGCGATCTGCCGCCCGAGCTGCTGACCCCCATCACCAGCACGGCGGAGCCGGGCCAACCCGCCTCGTCCGGTGGCTGGCAGCAGCAGCTGCAGGATTGGGTGGCCGCTAAGCTGGCGCTGGGGGAAACCGACATCCTGGCCGACGCCCTGCCCCAGTTCGAGCGCATCATGCTGGAGACGGCGCTGGAACACACCCGCGGCCACAAGCAGGAGGCCGCCCGCCTGCTCGGTTGGGGTCGCAACACCCTGACTCGCAAGCTGAAGGAGCTCGACATTCCCTGA
- the add gene encoding adenosine deaminase encodes MIDRSLPLTDLHRHLDGNIRPQTILELGRLHNIRLPADELEALRPHVQIVENEPSLVAFLKKLDWGVAVLADYDACRRVAYENVEDLLRAGIDYAELRFSPAYMAMAHKLHPQGVVEAIIDGVAAGSRDFGIKTNLIGIMSRTFGTAQCHAELEACLAQRDHLVAIDLAGDELGFPGELFIDHFRKVRDAGMRVTVHAGEAAGPESMWQAIRELGAERIGHGVKAIQDPRLMAYLAEHRIGIESCLTSNLQTTTVASLADHPVRQFLAAGVLACLNTDDPAVEGIDLPHEYEVAAPAAGMTASEIRTAQQNGLTLAFLSDGEKTELSARAAQR; translated from the coding sequence ATGATTGACAGATCCCTCCCCCTGACCGACCTGCACCGCCATCTGGATGGCAACATCCGCCCGCAGACCATTCTCGAGCTGGGTCGCCTGCACAACATCCGGTTGCCCGCAGACGAGCTGGAGGCGCTGCGCCCCCACGTGCAGATCGTCGAGAACGAGCCAAGCCTGGTCGCCTTCCTGAAGAAGCTGGACTGGGGCGTGGCCGTTCTGGCCGACTACGATGCCTGTCGCCGGGTCGCCTATGAAAACGTGGAAGATCTGCTGCGCGCCGGCATCGACTATGCCGAACTGCGTTTCAGCCCCGCCTACATGGCGATGGCCCACAAGCTGCATCCGCAGGGGGTGGTGGAGGCCATCATCGACGGCGTCGCCGCAGGCAGCCGCGACTTCGGCATCAAGACCAATCTCATCGGCATCATGAGCCGCACCTTCGGCACCGCACAGTGTCACGCCGAGCTGGAAGCCTGCCTGGCCCAGCGTGACCACCTGGTCGCCATCGATCTGGCCGGTGACGAGCTGGGCTTCCCCGGCGAGCTGTTCATCGATCACTTCCGCAAGGTGCGCGACGCGGGCATGAGAGTCACTGTGCATGCCGGTGAGGCGGCAGGGCCCGAAAGCATGTGGCAGGCCATTCGTGAGCTCGGCGCCGAGCGCATCGGTCACGGCGTCAAGGCCATCCAGGATCCGCGCCTGATGGCCTATCTGGCGGAGCATCGCATCGGCATCGAGTCCTGCCTCACCTCGAACCTGCAGACCACTACGGTGGCGAGCCTCGCCGATCACCCAGTCCGCCAGTTCCTGGCCGCCGGCGTGCTGGCCTGCCTCAACACCGACGATCCGGCGGTGGAAGGCATAGATCTGCCCCACGAATACGAGGTGGCCGCCCCGGCCGCCGGCATGACGGCGAGCGAGATCCGCACCGCCCAGCAAAATGGCCTCACCCTGGCCTTCCTGAGCGATGGCGAGAAGACCGAACTGAGCGCCCGCGCCGCCCAGCGCTGA
- the hemN gene encoding oxygen-independent coproporphyrinogen III oxidase produces the protein MQAEQIVWDQALIEKYNYSGPRYTSYPTALEFNERFGYPDFVHAAEQYPARNLSLYVHIPFCHKLCYYCGCNKVITRHQHKADQYLDFLEQEIKAQAPLFKHRLVTQLHWGGGTPTYLDEAQTRRLMAMLREHFRFADEGEISIEVDPREIAIDMLNVLRELGFNRISLGVQDFNKAVQVAVNREQDNDFIRAMLERARELGFRSTNLDLIYGLPHQNRDSFHHTLEEVLKTDPARLSIFNYAHLPSRFAAQHKLKEEDMPAPREKLAMLQDTIAFLTGQGYQFIGMDHFAKPDDELAVAQREGKLHRNFQGYTTQGDCDLLGLGVSSISMIGDAYSQNQKELKAYYAQVEELGHAQWKGCSLNRDDLIRREVIKRLICDFSLNFAAVEQAHGLVFKEYFAEDLKLLQTFVDDGLVRRTEEGLEVVSTGQLLIRNICMCFDVYLRNKARQQQFSRVI, from the coding sequence GTGCAAGCAGAACAGATTGTATGGGACCAGGCCCTGATCGAAAAATACAACTACAGCGGTCCGCGTTACACCTCCTATCCCACCGCGCTGGAGTTCAACGAGCGCTTCGGTTATCCGGACTTCGTTCACGCCGCCGAGCAGTATCCGGCGCGCAATCTGTCGCTCTACGTGCACATCCCTTTCTGCCACAAGCTTTGTTACTACTGCGGTTGCAACAAGGTGATCACCCGTCACCAGCACAAGGCCGATCAGTACCTCGATTTCCTCGAGCAGGAGATCAAGGCCCAGGCTCCGCTGTTCAAGCACCGGCTGGTGACCCAGCTGCACTGGGGCGGCGGCACGCCCACCTATCTGGATGAAGCCCAGACTCGTCGCCTGATGGCCATGTTGCGCGAACACTTCCGGTTCGCGGACGAGGGCGAGATCAGTATTGAGGTGGATCCGCGCGAGATAGCGATCGACATGCTGAATGTGTTGAGGGAGCTGGGCTTCAACCGCATCAGCCTCGGCGTGCAGGACTTCAACAAGGCGGTTCAGGTCGCGGTCAACCGCGAGCAGGACAACGACTTCATCCGCGCCATGCTGGAGCGTGCCCGCGAGCTGGGATTCCGTTCTACCAACCTGGATCTCATCTATGGCCTGCCGCACCAGAACCGCGACAGCTTCCACCACACCCTGGAGGAAGTGCTCAAAACGGATCCGGCCCGTCTCTCCATCTTCAACTACGCCCATCTGCCGAGCCGGTTCGCCGCCCAGCACAAGCTGAAGGAAGAGGACATGCCAGCCCCCCGGGAGAAGCTGGCGATGCTGCAGGACACCATCGCCTTCCTCACCGGCCAGGGCTACCAGTTCATCGGCATGGATCACTTCGCCAAGCCCGATGACGAGCTGGCGGTGGCGCAGCGCGAGGGCAAGCTGCACCGCAACTTCCAGGGTTACACCACCCAGGGGGATTGCGATCTGCTGGGGTTGGGGGTCTCCTCCATCAGCATGATCGGCGATGCCTATTCCCAGAACCAGAAAGAGCTCAAGGCCTATTACGCCCAGGTGGAAGAACTGGGTCATGCCCAGTGGAAGGGGTGCTCCCTGAATCGGGACGACCTGATCCGCCGCGAGGTGATCAAGCGCCTCATCTGCGACTTCTCCCTGAACTTCGCCGCCGTCGAGCAGGCCCATGGCCTGGTCTTCAAGGAGTACTTCGCGGAAGACCTCAAGCTGTTGCAGACCTTCGTCGACGACGGTCTGGTGCGCAGAACCGAAGAGGGTCTGGAGGTGGTATCCACCGGCCAGCTGCTGATCCGCAACATCTGCATGTGCTTCGATGTCTACCTGCGCAACAAGGCGCGCCAGCAGCAGTTCTCCCGGGTGATCTGA
- a CDS encoding DUF2489 domain-containing protein, giving the protein MLAALLGGLILLGLAVYAGTLLARLKRQRDMQLRAIAARNERILDSVRVIAHAVRDGQCDYSEGAIRLTNLLDALQIPGGRAFASEFPGLYDLYEKVKEMPTHEARRTLKRNEVMRMDLERSGYEAELEAQILKDVARLKDFQLTR; this is encoded by the coding sequence ATGCTGGCCGCCCTGTTGGGTGGCCTGATCTTGCTGGGGCTGGCAGTCTACGCCGGTACCCTGCTGGCCCGCCTCAAGCGCCAGCGCGACATGCAGCTGCGTGCCATCGCGGCCCGCAATGAACGTATCCTCGACAGCGTCAGGGTCATCGCCCATGCGGTGCGGGATGGTCAGTGCGACTATTCCGAGGGGGCCATCCGGCTGACCAACCTGCTGGATGCCTTGCAGATCCCGGGCGGGCGTGCCTTTGCCAGCGAGTTTCCCGGCCTGTACGACCTCTATGAGAAGGTGAAGGAGATGCCGACTCACGAGGCGAGGCGGACGCTCAAGCGCAATGAAGTGATGAGGATGGATCTCGAGCGCAGTGGCTACGAGGCCGAGCTGGAAGCGCAGATCCTCAAGGATGTGGCGCGACTGAAGGACTTTCAGTTGACTCGGTGA
- the yihI gene encoding Der GTPase-activating protein YihI codes for MSAKQPTRKPTGKRKESDASAIEGRERKRAAKRKGLKAGSRQQAEQSNKSGSGKQAKDPRIGSRKPVVLIVEEKKTKPVAPKPLKEKALLMTPEQELAAIENDDRLNDLLDRLDTGETLDAAEQAWVDQRVDRYQELMDELGIIDTDEDEDDDGSFDEEYDEPSQPASEEELWDRFSKVDYQPEPKPEPKKK; via the coding sequence ATGTCGGCCAAACAACCCACCCGCAAGCCTACCGGCAAGCGCAAAGAATCAGATGCCAGTGCCATAGAAGGCCGTGAGCGCAAACGCGCCGCCAAGCGCAAGGGCTTGAAGGCAGGCTCCCGCCAGCAGGCAGAGCAGTCCAACAAGAGCGGTAGTGGCAAGCAGGCCAAGGATCCGCGCATCGGCTCTCGCAAGCCGGTCGTGCTGATCGTGGAAGAGAAGAAAACCAAACCGGTTGCACCCAAGCCGCTGAAAGAGAAGGCGCTGCTGATGACGCCGGAGCAGGAACTTGCCGCCATCGAGAACGATGATCGCCTGAACGACCTGCTGGATCGGCTGGATACCGGCGAGACCCTGGACGCGGCCGAGCAGGCTTGGGTCGACCAGCGCGTCGATCGTTATCAGGAGCTGATGGATGAACTCGGCATCATCGACACCGATGAAGACGAAGACGACGATGGCTCCTTTGACGAAGAGTATGACGAGCCGAGCCAGCCTGCCTCCGAAGAGGAGCTGTGGGATCGCTTCAGCAAGGTCGACTATCAGCCAGAACCCAAGCCAGAGCCGAAGAAAAAGTGA
- a CDS encoding c-type cytochrome yields MKNLVITLALMVGVTGMAQAKGDAAAGQTKAAVCAACHGPDGNSPVDMYPKIAGQHASYIKKQLVELKAAASGQTGRVAPIMGPMALPLSDQDMDDLAAYYATQKVTPVAVPDDVVAAGKALYMGGDMSRGLAACTACHGPRGSGVEQAKYPSLSGQHPAYIKAQLTAFRAAARENDPNGMMRDVAKKLTDQDIEALSKYVGGLH; encoded by the coding sequence ATGAAGAACCTAGTCATTACTCTTGCTCTGATGGTTGGCGTAACGGGGATGGCACAAGCCAAGGGCGATGCCGCTGCGGGACAAACCAAGGCTGCCGTGTGTGCGGCTTGTCATGGACCGGACGGTAACAGCCCAGTCGATATGTATCCCAAGATTGCTGGTCAGCACGCATCATATATCAAAAAACAATTAGTTGAACTGAAGGCTGCTGCTTCTGGCCAAACTGGCCGGGTTGCACCCATCATGGGACCCATGGCGTTGCCCCTGTCCGATCAGGATATGGACGACCTGGCCGCCTACTATGCCACCCAGAAGGTCACCCCGGTCGCGGTGCCGGATGACGTTGTCGCGGCAGGCAAGGCGCTCTACATGGGAGGAGACATGAGTCGTGGTCTGGCGGCTTGCACTGCTTGCCACGGACCGCGTGGCTCCGGTGTCGAACAGGCCAAGTATCCCAGCCTGTCAGGCCAGCATCCCGCCTACATCAAGGCCCAGCTTACCGCTTTCCGTGCGGCGGCCCGTGAGAACGATCCGAACGGCATGATGCGGGACGTGGCCAAGAAGCTGACGGATCAGGATATCGAGGCGCTGTCCAAATACGTGGGCGGTCTGCACTGA